One genomic region from Sulfurospirillum oryzae encodes:
- a CDS encoding response regulator transcription factor produces MSECNLLDVLSNKKVLCVEDEACILNNIMESLELFFGKVVGVKDGLEALDEAKSNLYDVIMLDISIPHIDGLEVVKRIREFDKKVPIIILSAHTEQEYLWRAVELKITRYLVKPYDKSMLIKALEDVALEIMGHTPLFQITSECKYDFCKKTIFHQSEVIHLSKSESRLLEYFLKRPNQTVTYEQLFDYMWEFEQPSKEALKSIVKELRKKIDNNFIKNLYGVGYLCEI; encoded by the coding sequence ATGAGCGAATGCAATCTTTTGGATGTATTGTCAAACAAAAAAGTGCTTTGTGTCGAAGATGAAGCGTGCATTTTGAACAATATTATGGAGTCATTAGAGCTTTTTTTTGGCAAAGTTGTTGGGGTAAAAGATGGTTTAGAAGCGCTAGATGAAGCCAAAAGCAATCTTTACGATGTCATTATGCTTGACATCTCCATTCCCCACATTGATGGGCTTGAAGTGGTGAAAAGAATCCGTGAGTTTGATAAAAAAGTACCTATTATTATTCTTTCAGCCCATACGGAACAAGAGTATTTATGGCGGGCAGTTGAACTTAAAATCACACGTTATTTGGTAAAACCTTATGATAAAAGCATGCTTATTAAGGCGTTAGAAGATGTGGCGTTAGAGATAATGGGGCATACCCCTTTGTTTCAAATAACATCTGAGTGTAAGTATGATTTTTGTAAAAAGACTATTTTCCATCAATCAGAAGTCATTCATCTTTCCAAGAGCGAAAGCAGACTTTTAGAGTACTTCTTAAAACGCCCCAATCAAACGGTTACCTATGAACAGCTTTTTGATTACATGTGGGAGTTTGAACAGCCTAGCAAAGAGGCACTAAAGTCCATTGTTAAAGAGCTTCGCAAAAAAATAGATAATAACTTTATCAAAAACCTTTACGGTGTTGGGTATCTGTGTGAAATATAA
- a CDS encoding ATP-binding protein: protein MKYNFKVIIAFFVLLYAVITLLFFNFYRELAMKDARQEGIYILDTMNAIRDYVSTVQRPLIEELKAKKMLVEDFFDPRLLSSSYITREIYNIQLARNTINYRYKLVATNPLNPDHVGNTFENEILETLKEGTTKEFSSIIKEDNKAYFFVGLPIRNSQESCLQCHTTTNAPKAMMDQYHHIPTFESKVGDVIAMLSLKIPVYSILTYHIKEFVVGGSVMFIVFVIFILFIYKIYKNDLRLKENTNMLMMSQNRLASMGEMIGNISHQWRQPLAQIGAILINLELHSDRDKLTKEKLTQKIAEANEQLAFMSHTIDDFKNFFVPNTTKKEFSAQEVIHQSKKLLSASLEKYVIDVSIDIQDNFTRAGHANEIVQVLINIMNNAKEAFLTHNINDRHIKITAFLENGIPVITIENNAGCIDEKIIAKIFDPYFTTKESSSGLGLYMSKMIIEKNNAMLSVKNLKNGVIFTIIF from the coding sequence GTGAAATATAATTTCAAGGTTATCATCGCATTTTTTGTACTACTTTATGCGGTCATAACGTTACTGTTTTTCAATTTTTACCGAGAACTTGCCATGAAAGATGCGAGGCAAGAGGGTATTTATATCTTAGACACGATGAATGCGATTCGTGATTATGTCTCGACTGTGCAAAGACCTCTCATTGAAGAGTTGAAAGCAAAAAAAATGCTTGTGGAAGATTTTTTTGATCCAAGGCTTTTATCATCGTCTTATATTACGCGTGAGATTTACAATATCCAGCTTGCTCGAAATACCATTAACTATAGATACAAATTGGTTGCCACCAATCCTTTAAACCCTGATCACGTGGGAAATACGTTTGAAAATGAGATTTTGGAAACATTAAAAGAGGGTACAACCAAAGAGTTTTCAAGCATTATTAAAGAGGACAATAAAGCCTACTTTTTCGTAGGACTTCCAATTCGCAACAGCCAAGAGTCCTGTTTGCAGTGCCATACGACAACAAACGCTCCTAAAGCAATGATGGATCAGTATCATCATATTCCTACTTTTGAGAGTAAAGTTGGGGATGTAATCGCGATGCTTTCATTAAAAATCCCCGTTTACAGCATCTTAACCTACCATATTAAAGAGTTTGTGGTGGGTGGCTCTGTTATGTTTATTGTCTTTGTCATTTTTATCTTATTTATCTATAAAATTTACAAAAATGATTTACGGCTCAAAGAGAATACCAATATGCTCATGATGAGCCAAAACCGATTGGCTTCTATGGGTGAAATGATCGGCAATATTTCGCATCAATGGCGACAACCCTTGGCGCAAATTGGGGCTATCTTGATCAATCTGGAACTCCACAGCGATAGGGATAAACTCACCAAAGAGAAGCTCACACAAAAGATAGCCGAAGCCAATGAACAGCTTGCTTTTATGTCTCATACCATTGATGATTTTAAAAATTTCTTTGTCCCAAATACTACTAAAAAGGAGTTTAGCGCACAAGAGGTGATTCATCAATCGAAAAAACTGTTAAGCGCATCGCTTGAAAAGTATGTGATTGATGTAAGTATAGACATTCAAGATAATTTTACACGAGCTGGGCATGCAAATGAGATCGTGCAAGTACTCATTAATATCATGAACAACGCCAAAGAGGCTTTTTTGACCCATAATATCAACGATAGACACATTAAAATCACCGCTTTTTTAGAAAATGGAATTCCCGTTATAACGATTGAAAATAATGCAGGTTGTATTGATGAAAAAATTATTGCTAAAATTTTTGATCCTTATTTTACGACCAAAGAGTCTAGTAGTGGTTTGGGACTTTATATGAGTAAGATGATTATCGAAAAAAACAACGCGATGCTTAGTGTTAAAAATCTAAAAAACGGTGTTATCTTTACAATTATTTTTTAG
- the citG gene encoding triphosphoribosyl-dephospho-CoA synthase CitG, which produces MIGKPTTLDAILKAKEERAFKQKELLSRFPKASLISLSINIPSAIKLSHEAVVVHECAHQSIVSVLKQEGVELLFCESKIAPTGAESLFTCKSDANALKALTCKIENSHPLGRLMDIDVLDFTGNILSRHELGLAKRRCLICEEEAHRCAREQKHSYAELTAQIKKMVDEHAFAQSIALWCERAMKTEVELTPKPGLVDCSNSGAHHDMDIQTFYASIGAIKPFIADFVRSAKAYAHEDPKQSFVRLRQIGIACEKAMFEATQGVNTHKGMIFCLAVLCGALGRLKESKQNVTCKSLQTQMRSLCHNLVEEDLLHVKPNSAGARFFYETGSAGIRGIAQSGFSTVFENALPFFRQQKVLEGEEVALKKTLLLLISILDDSTLWSRGGIEGLHYAKTEAHKLLHVKAKMENLDTLLEKFDADMTHKNLSPGGSADLLAITWLIAEILEF; this is translated from the coding sequence ATGATAGGCAAACCAACGACGCTTGATGCTATTTTAAAAGCGAAGGAGGAGCGTGCTTTCAAGCAAAAAGAGCTTTTAAGCCGCTTCCCCAAAGCTTCTCTTATTTCTCTTTCCATTAACATTCCAAGTGCCATCAAACTCTCGCATGAAGCGGTGGTTGTGCATGAGTGCGCACATCAAAGTATTGTCTCTGTGTTAAAACAAGAAGGCGTTGAATTACTCTTTTGTGAGTCCAAAATAGCTCCCACAGGCGCAGAATCTCTCTTTACATGTAAAAGTGATGCCAACGCACTTAAAGCGCTTACATGTAAGATTGAAAACAGCCATCCCTTGGGGCGTTTGATGGATATTGATGTGCTGGATTTTACAGGCAACATTCTCTCTCGCCATGAACTAGGACTCGCAAAGCGTCGATGTCTCATCTGCGAAGAAGAGGCGCATCGTTGCGCAAGAGAGCAAAAACATTCGTATGCGGAGTTAACGGCGCAGATAAAGAAGATGGTCGATGAACATGCTTTTGCCCAGTCTATCGCTTTATGGTGTGAGCGCGCGATGAAAACCGAAGTGGAGCTCACCCCAAAACCTGGTCTTGTTGATTGCTCAAACAGTGGTGCGCATCACGACATGGATATTCAGACTTTTTATGCAAGCATTGGCGCCATTAAGCCTTTTATTGCGGATTTTGTGCGAAGTGCCAAAGCGTACGCGCATGAAGACCCAAAGCAAAGTTTTGTGAGGCTTCGCCAGATTGGCATCGCGTGTGAAAAAGCGATGTTTGAAGCAACCCAAGGGGTGAACACCCACAAAGGAATGATCTTCTGCTTGGCGGTTTTATGCGGTGCTCTTGGTCGCCTTAAAGAAAGCAAACAGAACGTTACATGTAAAAGTTTACAAACGCAAATGCGCTCCCTTTGTCACAATTTGGTCGAAGAAGATCTTTTACATGTAAAGCCAAACAGTGCAGGAGCGCGGTTTTTTTATGAAACGGGAAGTGCTGGCATTCGCGGCATCGCGCAGAGTGGTTTTTCAACGGTTTTTGAAAATGCACTTCCTTTTTTTCGCCAACAAAAAGTTCTAGAAGGTGAGGAAGTAGCGCTTAAAAAAACACTGCTTTTACTCATTTCTATTTTAGATGATAGTACGCTTTGGTCGAGGGGTGGTATAGAGGGATTGCATTATGCTAAAACAGAAGCGCATAAACTCTTACATGTAAAAGCTAAGATGGAAAATTTAGATACGCTTTTAGAAAAATTTGATGCTGATATGACTCACAAAAACCTCTCGCCTGGAGGCAGTGCCGATCTGCTTGCTATCACATGGTTAATCGCTGAAATTCTAGAATTTTAG
- the citD gene encoding citrate lyase acyl carrier protein, translated as MSKKLETAHAGTLESSDAFVRVIPMDEKGIVIELESSVEEIYGDAIRALILETAKAMNVDGIKLLVQDKGALDYVIKARVQTAILRASGDVKPDWSVLS; from the coding sequence ATGAGCAAAAAATTAGAGACTGCGCACGCAGGAACATTGGAGTCGAGCGATGCGTTTGTTCGCGTGATTCCGATGGATGAAAAAGGAATCGTCATAGAATTAGAGAGTAGTGTCGAAGAGATTTATGGCGATGCGATAAGAGCACTGATTTTAGAAACGGCTAAAGCGATGAATGTTGATGGCATTAAACTGCTTGTTCAAGACAAAGGAGCTTTAGACTATGTGATTAAGGCGCGTGTTCAAACGGCTATTTTAAGAGCTTCTGGCGATGTTAAACCTGATTGGAGTGTGTTATCATGA
- the citC gene encoding [citrate (pro-3S)-lyase] ligase, which produces MSFLFSEVPSTSSVRRQKVRDFLQSVDLEMSEDVEIFVVAKEDDRIVACGGLSGKVLKNIAIDESVRGEGLALSLMSELLKVAFREGRHDLFLFTKPDYEEVFESCGFKYIEQANHQVILMENSYNIDLYKKRLRKYKHSGDVVGSIVMNCNPFTLGHRYLVEQACANSHWVHLFVVKEDASFFTFKDRYRLICEGLEDLENLTIHEGSDYIISKATFPTYFIKDKRQIDSLYTELDLNIFRNHLAPQLGITHRFVGVEPLCAVTNEYNQQMKKLLTRPSEFPPIEVVELGRIEYGGEPISASRVRKLMQQNRLEEIIPLVPPVTYALIEKMMSKEEVK; this is translated from the coding sequence ATGAGTTTTCTCTTCTCTGAAGTGCCAAGTACGAGCAGTGTGCGGCGGCAAAAAGTAAGGGATTTTTTACAGAGTGTTGATCTGGAAATGTCAGAGGATGTGGAAATTTTTGTGGTCGCCAAAGAAGATGATCGCATTGTTGCTTGTGGCGGGCTTAGTGGGAAGGTGCTTAAAAATATTGCGATTGATGAGTCAGTAAGAGGCGAGGGTTTGGCGCTTAGTCTGATGAGTGAGTTGCTAAAAGTGGCATTTAGAGAAGGCAGACATGATCTGTTTTTATTTACCAAACCAGATTACGAGGAGGTTTTTGAGTCGTGCGGGTTTAAGTATATTGAGCAAGCAAATCATCAAGTCATTTTGATGGAGAACAGCTATAATATCGATCTGTATAAAAAAAGATTGCGTAAGTATAAACATAGTGGTGATGTAGTAGGCAGCATTGTCATGAACTGCAATCCTTTTACCTTAGGACATCGCTATTTGGTGGAACAAGCGTGTGCAAACTCGCATTGGGTGCATCTGTTTGTGGTGAAGGAAGATGCTTCCTTTTTTACTTTTAAAGATCGCTATCGCCTTATTTGTGAAGGCTTGGAAGATCTTGAAAACCTCACGATACATGAGGGTTCGGACTATATTATCTCTAAAGCGACGTTTCCGACCTATTTTATTAAGGATAAACGCCAGATCGACTCGCTCTATACCGAGCTTGATCTTAACATCTTTAGAAATCATCTCGCTCCACAATTGGGCATTACGCACCGTTTTGTGGGCGTTGAACCTTTATGTGCCGTGACAAATGAGTATAATCAACAGATGAAAAAACTGCTCACACGCCCTAGTGAGTTTCCCCCTATTGAGGTGGTGGAGTTAGGACGCATTGAGTACGGTGGTGAGCCAATTTCGGCTTCGAGAGTCAGAAAATTGATGCAGCAAAATCGTTTGGAAGAGATCATACCGCTGGTTCCTCCTGTAACGTATGCGTTGATTGAGAAAATGATGTCTAAAGAGGAAGTAAAATGA
- the citF gene encoding citrate lyase subunit alpha, which translates to MKDMQKQFKTENLTSVNAPFFTCKEKVKGEDRRTKLCESIEDAIKRSGLKDGMTISFHHAFRGGDLLINNVMNVIAKMGFKNLTLASSSLASVHDPVIEHIKNGVVTQIYTSGLRSKLGDAISKGLMEKPVQIHSHGGRVHLLQTGELKIDVAFLGVPVCDAFGNANGYSGRSKCGSLGYAKIDAQYADYVIVLTESLEEYPNVPASLHQDQVDAVVVVDEVGDPSKIGAGETRMTTNPKELLLASHTAKLIEHSGLFKEGFSIQTGSGGASLATTVYLSEKMEEKGITASFGLGGITGTMVYMLKRGLIKTLLDVQSFDEFAAKSLGENKNHIEISANEYANPSSKGAATKQLDIVVLSALEVDLDFNVNVITGSKGLLRGASGGHSDTAADAKLSIIVAPLTRGRIPTVTKRVNTIVTPGCSVDVVVTDQGIAVNPKNIELKERLKKAGLQIVEMQELYERAIALCGEPAELKYTDKVVAVIRYRDGSIIDVVRQLA; encoded by the coding sequence ATGAAAGATATGCAAAAACAGTTTAAAACTGAAAATTTAACCTCTGTCAATGCGCCTTTTTTTACATGTAAAGAAAAAGTTAAAGGCGAAGACCGTAGAACAAAGCTGTGCGAAAGCATTGAAGACGCCATCAAACGCTCAGGACTAAAAGATGGTATGACCATTTCGTTTCACCATGCGTTTCGTGGAGGCGATCTGCTGATCAACAATGTGATGAATGTTATCGCTAAAATGGGCTTTAAAAACCTGACTTTGGCTTCTAGTTCTTTAGCTTCCGTGCATGACCCTGTGATCGAGCATATCAAAAATGGCGTTGTGACACAGATCTATACTTCAGGACTTCGCAGTAAATTGGGCGATGCGATCTCTAAGGGACTCATGGAAAAACCGGTACAAATTCACTCGCACGGCGGACGTGTGCATCTGCTACAAACAGGCGAGCTCAAAATAGATGTTGCGTTTTTAGGTGTGCCTGTATGCGACGCATTTGGTAATGCCAATGGTTATTCTGGTCGTTCAAAATGCGGTTCTCTTGGCTACGCGAAGATTGATGCGCAATACGCAGATTATGTCATTGTTCTGACCGAATCTTTAGAAGAGTACCCCAACGTTCCTGCAAGCCTCCATCAAGATCAAGTTGATGCGGTGGTTGTTGTCGATGAGGTGGGCGATCCTTCAAAAATTGGCGCAGGTGAAACGCGTATGACGACCAATCCAAAAGAGCTTTTGCTTGCCAGCCATACAGCCAAACTCATCGAACATTCGGGTCTTTTTAAAGAGGGCTTTAGCATTCAAACCGGCTCAGGTGGGGCTTCTTTGGCGACAACGGTTTATTTAAGCGAAAAGATGGAAGAAAAAGGCATTACGGCTAGCTTTGGACTAGGAGGCATTACCGGCACAATGGTCTATATGCTCAAACGTGGTCTTATTAAAACACTTTTGGACGTTCAGAGTTTTGATGAATTTGCCGCTAAATCGCTTGGTGAAAATAAAAACCATATCGAAATTAGTGCGAACGAATACGCCAATCCAAGCTCAAAAGGTGCTGCAACCAAACAACTTGATATTGTTGTTTTAAGTGCTCTTGAGGTTGACCTTGACTTCAACGTTAACGTCATCACTGGCTCAAAAGGACTCCTTAGAGGCGCTTCTGGCGGACACAGTGACACAGCCGCGGACGCAAAGCTTTCCATCATCGTAGCCCCACTTACACGTGGACGCATTCCAACGGTGACGAAAAGAGTCAATACCATCGTCACACCTGGTTGTAGCGTGGATGTCGTTGTCACCGATCAAGGTATCGCGGTCAATCCTAAAAATATAGAGCTTAAAGAGCGATTGAAAAAAGCTGGGCTTCAAATTGTCGAGATGCAAGAACTTTATGAGCGGGCGATTGCGTTGTGTGGCGAGCCTGCTGAACTTAAATATACAGACAAAGTGGTTGCGGTGATTCGTTACCGTGATGGCTCAATCATTGACGTGGTGAGACAACTCGCGTAA
- a CDS encoding AbrB family transcriptional regulator, which yields MQWFKGFLPVIASLFIGSLGAILFSFIKVPLPWLLGAIVAIAIASRFPKIPLRSPKVFSAPARAVLGITIGSAFNPTILHYLGDYISSLVLILPFVILVTFCGMLYYWKWLKFDKMSAYFSSMPGGLLEMVTLAEAMGANVYKVTLTQSARLLFIVFTLPFVIQYISHISLDGRAGITQPFLNSDPHDMLILIVCAATGWWGALKLKIPGGTMIGPMILGALVYGSGLVHSRPPNEILKLIQLILGSTIGFVFVGVTYKEITKVLGQTFGYYIVLMLVSTFFVTVVAYITEFPLLSILLAFSPGGQSEMNLIAIIVGANLPYVALHHIVRMLLVMSVAPMFVRYLRKKEDR from the coding sequence ATGCAATGGTTTAAAGGCTTCTTACCTGTAATAGCATCACTTTTTATAGGTAGTTTGGGAGCCATACTTTTCTCGTTTATCAAAGTACCATTGCCATGGCTTTTGGGTGCTATTGTAGCCATTGCCATTGCGAGTCGTTTCCCCAAAATTCCCCTTCGTTCCCCTAAAGTATTTTCCGCTCCTGCAAGAGCTGTTCTTGGTATTACCATTGGGAGTGCTTTTAACCCTACGATCTTGCACTATTTAGGTGATTATATCTCCAGTCTGGTTCTGATTTTGCCGTTTGTTATTTTGGTGACATTTTGCGGAATGCTGTACTATTGGAAGTGGCTCAAATTTGATAAAATGAGTGCTTATTTTAGCTCTATGCCAGGAGGGCTTTTGGAGATGGTAACCCTTGCTGAAGCGATGGGTGCGAATGTCTATAAAGTCACGCTCACCCAATCCGCAAGACTTTTGTTTATCGTTTTTACACTCCCTTTTGTGATTCAATACATCTCTCATATTTCGCTGGATGGAAGAGCCGGTATTACGCAGCCTTTTTTAAACAGTGATCCTCATGATATGCTTATTTTAATCGTGTGTGCAGCGACTGGTTGGTGGGGAGCGCTAAAACTCAAAATTCCTGGCGGCACAATGATAGGGCCTATGATTTTAGGCGCACTTGTCTATGGTTCAGGACTTGTGCATTCACGCCCTCCCAATGAAATTTTAAAATTGATCCAATTGATTTTAGGCTCAACTATTGGTTTTGTCTTTGTGGGCGTTACCTATAAGGAAATCACCAAAGTTTTGGGGCAGACATTTGGGTATTACATTGTCTTAATGCTTGTGTCCACGTTCTTTGTTACTGTGGTTGCGTATATAACGGAGTTTCCGCTTCTGTCTATTTTACTGGCCTTTTCACCAGGTGGTCAGTCTGAGATGAATCTAATAGCCATCATTGTAGGGGCAAACTTGCCTTATGTAGCGCTTCATCACATTGTGCGAATGTTGCTGGTGATGAGTGTCGCTCCTATGTTTGTAAGATACCTTCGAAAAAAAGAGGATCGATGA
- a CDS encoding aldolase/citrate lyase family protein codes for MKQKLRRSMLFVPGSNTGMVCNAFIYKPDTVMFDLEDSVALSEKDSARMMVFHALQHFTYKNIETAVRVNPLNSPFGLLDLEAVIRAGVDIIRLPKTDTVDDVLEMEQEIADIENRLGHGKKTMLLAAIESALGVVNAVDIARCSKRLMGIALGAEDFVRDLHTQRTKEGNELMAARNQILLAARAAKIGAFDSVFSDVKDKEGFMHEVEYIKGLGFDGKSLINPTQIPWLHNAFAPSKKDINWAIEVLEAAKDAKERGLGVISLDGKMVDAPVILRAEWIMDLARASGVLGEDQ; via the coding sequence ATGAAACAAAAACTACGAAGAAGTATGCTCTTTGTACCAGGCTCTAACACGGGCATGGTGTGCAATGCCTTTATCTATAAACCCGATACCGTGATGTTTGACCTTGAAGACTCTGTAGCACTGAGCGAAAAAGACTCGGCACGTATGATGGTTTTTCATGCGCTACAGCATTTTACGTACAAAAACATCGAAACAGCAGTGCGCGTTAACCCTCTTAATTCGCCTTTTGGTCTTTTGGACTTAGAAGCGGTGATACGAGCAGGTGTGGATATTATTCGCCTTCCAAAAACCGATACGGTTGATGATGTTTTAGAGATGGAGCAAGAGATCGCAGACATTGAAAATCGCCTAGGGCACGGAAAAAAGACGATGCTTTTGGCAGCCATAGAGAGTGCTCTTGGCGTGGTCAATGCCGTGGATATTGCGAGGTGTTCTAAACGTTTGATGGGTATTGCTTTGGGTGCGGAAGACTTTGTGCGTGACCTTCATACGCAACGCACCAAAGAGGGAAATGAGCTGATGGCGGCACGTAACCAAATCTTACTTGCGGCGCGCGCGGCAAAAATCGGCGCATTTGACTCTGTCTTTTCCGATGTTAAAGACAAAGAGGGTTTTATGCACGAAGTTGAATACATCAAGGGGCTTGGTTTTGATGGAAAATCTTTGATTAATCCAACACAAATCCCATGGCTTCACAATGCTTTTGCGCCAAGCAAAAAAGACATTAACTGGGCAATAGAAGTCTTAGAAGCCGCCAAAGATGCGAAAGAGCGAGGACTAGGTGTTATCTCTTTAGATGGTAAAATGGTGGATGCTCCTGTTATTTTAAGAGCGGAGTGGATTATGGATTTAGCACGTGCGTCTGGTGTTTTAGGAGAAGATCAATGA